CAAATGACCGCGCGGTCATACGGCGACGCATAGCGGCCTTCCCCATCATCGCCCCAGAGATCGAGCACCTTTTCCGCTTCCTCGGTGCGGCCGGCACACGCCAGGGCGTGGCCCAGCATGCCCAGTCCCAGCGTCGACGAGCGCGAGCCGGCCAGCTCGATCGCACGCTGAAACGCGAGGATGGCCTGGTCGTACTGCTCCCACTGTTCGTACACGAGCCCGCGCAGCGCATACGCCAGCCAGAAGCGAGGATTCGCTTCGATCACCCGCGAGGCGATTTCGAACGCTTTCTCGTACTGGCGGGCCTGCCAGTGGATGATGCCCGAGGCGGCCTGGATGACAAACGAGAGCGGATCGTAGTGGCCGGCGATGGCGATCTCGTTGATCGCCTCCTCGAAACGCCCCTGCGCGGCCAGAATGAAGCCGGCGAAGAAGGAGTGGCCGGTGGGATAACCCGGATTAAGGGAGATGGCCTTCCGGCACGACCGTTCGGCGCCATTCCAGTCCCAATCGAACGCCCGCGAGGCCCCCTGCGAGGTGTACGCCTCCGCCAGAAGCGGGTCGAGCTGGATCGCGCGCTCGGCCGCCGCCCGGGCGAGTGGATACACGTCCGCGCCACGGCGATAGCCGTAGAGACCGGAGAGGACGTAGCTGTCGGCCAGGCAACTGTATGCATTCGCGTAGGCCGGATCCTCTTGCAGCGCCTGCTCGGCAAACTGGATCGCCTGTTCGAGATCCTGCTGCGTGCGGCGGTTCCAGTGGAAACGGGCCTTGAGATACCGCTCGAACGCGATCGGGTTGGATGTCGTGGGCTTGAGGATGCCGGCTTTCTGGTTGCCCAGGAGCTTGACCCGCAGCACACCCACGATCCCCAGCGCGATCTCGTCCTGCACGGCGAACACATCGTCCAGCACCCGGTCGTACCGCTGCGACCACACATGATAGCCGTCCTCGGCGCTCACGAGCTGCGCCACGATGCGCACCTGGTTACCGGCCTTGCGCACACTGCCCTCCAGGATGTGCTCCACCTGCAGCTTGCGGCCGATGTCCTGCACGTTCAGCGACTGACTCTTGAAGGCAAACGACGAGGTGCGCGCGACGACGCGCAACCCCGACACGTTGGCGAGGTCGTTGATCAGCTCCTCGGCGAGCCCCTCGCAGAAGTAATCGTTTTCCGGGTCGGCGCTCATGTTGACGAACGGGAGCACGGCGATGGACGGGAGCGCCTGGGCGGCGCGCGTCATTTCCTGCCGGAGCCGCATCGTCGAGTCGATCGCGCGCAGCTCGACCAGGACGTCGTGGGCGCCGATGTACCGGTCGCGCGGTTTCTTGGCGAGCAGCTTGTAGATGAGCGACCGCAGCTCGCGGGGCACGTCGCCGCGGATCGACTCGATGGATCGCGGTTCGGCGTTGAGGATCGCCTGGATCACTTCATATTCCGAGCGCCCCTCGAACGGGCGGTTCCGCGTCAGCATTTCGTACAGCACGACGCCGAGCGACCAGAGGTCGGAGCGGGGGTCCACCTCTTTGCCGAGCGCCTGCTCGGGCGACATGTAGGCGACCGTGCCGCGCGTCGTGCCCGACTTGGACAGGTCGTCCGTCCCTGGCAGTTTGGCGATCCCGAAATCCGTGATCACGAGCCGGCCCTGGTCGTTGATCATCAGATTGGCCGGCTTGATATCCCG
This genomic window from Rhodothermales bacterium contains:
- a CDS encoding protein kinase, producing MSADRGKAIVVLLGEVLALPPERRDAYVDEVCGGDAELKAELQRLVKSADDAEEVGFFEELGKRVKEVVQPPEALEPGESFGQYVVEGVVGRGGMGIVYRARDTRLQRTVALKFLTGSFVTFGEGRQRFLNEARAAAALDHPNICTIYEISERAGTPFIAMSYVVGKSLKEVEADGPLEMAESLRLGMQICEGLQAAHAKGIIHRDIKPANLMINDQGRLVITDFGIAKLPGTDDLSKSGTTRGTVAYMSPEQALGKEVDPRSDLWSLGVVLYEMLTRNRPFEGRSEYEVIQAILNAEPRSIESIRGDVPRELRSLIYKLLAKKPRDRYIGAHDVLVELRAIDSTMRLRQEMTRAAQALPSIAVLPFVNMSADPENDYFCEGLAEELINDLANVSGLRVVARTSSFAFKSQSLNVQDIGRKLQVEHILEGSVRKAGNQVRIVAQLVSAEDGYHVWSQRYDRVLDDVFAVQDEIALGIVGVLRVKLLGNQKAGILKPTTSNPIAFERYLKARFHWNRRTQQDLEQAIQFAEQALQEDPAYANAYSCLADSYVLSGLYGYRRGADVYPLARAAAERAIQLDPLLAEAYTSQGASRAFDWDWNGAERSCRKAISLNPGYPTGHSFFAGFILAAQGRFEEAINEIAIAGHYDPLSFVIQAASGIIHWQARQYEKAFEIASRVIEANPRFWLAYALRGLVYEQWEQYDQAILAFQRAIELAGSRSSTLGLGMLGHALACAGRTEEAEKVLDLWGDDGEGRYASPYDRAVICLGLQRFDEALDGLRMAVEDRSSWIVLADVDPRFSALRGDPAFAAIRDSMWMSA